One window from the genome of Tolypothrix sp. NIES-4075 encodes:
- a CDS encoding uracil-DNA glycosylase — translation MSNENQLSLFENSNFQQKDLIPTDAKIPIPSGTYPSMTELAQHCNECHRCGLGENRTHAVVGRGNLKALIMIVGEAPGQNEDETGLPFVGRSGQLLEKILASVELDTEKDVYICNINKCRPPNNRAPSSKEMAACKPYLFEQLRLVDPKIILLTGATAVKGLIGDKGAMGTIRGKWIEWEGRLCMPIFHPSYLLRNPSREVNAPKWLMWQDIQAVRAKFDEIRHQ, via the coding sequence ATGAGCAACGAAAATCAATTAAGCCTCTTTGAGAATTCCAACTTTCAGCAAAAAGATTTGATTCCCACAGATGCCAAAATTCCCATTCCCAGCGGCACTTACCCCAGCATGACCGAATTGGCACAACATTGCAATGAGTGCCACCGTTGTGGATTAGGAGAAAATCGGACTCATGCTGTCGTCGGACGCGGCAACCTCAAAGCACTCATTATGATTGTGGGAGAAGCACCAGGTCAAAATGAAGACGAAACCGGATTGCCCTTTGTCGGCAGATCCGGACAGTTGTTAGAGAAAATATTGGCATCAGTCGAACTGGATACAGAAAAAGATGTATACATTTGTAACATAAATAAATGCCGACCCCCAAACAACCGGGCACCTTCAAGTAAAGAAATGGCGGCTTGCAAACCCTATTTATTTGAACAACTTCGCTTAGTTGACCCGAAAATTATTCTCTTGACAGGTGCAACAGCCGTCAAAGGTTTAATTGGCGACAAAGGAGCGATGGGTACAATTCGCGGAAAATGGATTGAATGGGAAGGGCGTTTATGTATGCCGATTTTCCACCCATCTTACTTGCTGCGTAACCCTTCCCGCGAAGTAAACGCTCCCAAATGGTTGATGTGGCAAGATATTCAAGCAGTGCGTGCCAAATTCGATGAAATTCGCCATCAATAA
- a CDS encoding phosphoribosyltransferase — translation MSYTPLFCDRTDAGEKLAQQIDLIKQTALTKRPIVYALPRGGLPVAAPVARILGCPLTIMVAKKISHPQNPELAIGAVTASGNVLWSEQKLYSRKNYLRWRQPLVSGVSRELALNEAINKAKLLEAQLITGCPQVNTENATVILIDDGIATGMTIAVAAIAAKALGCASVWLCSPVAPLKLLPWLSQWCDRLIILETPEPFLSVSNFYADFPQVESSEALVYLQQQQPLTD, via the coding sequence ATGTCATATACCCCACTTTTTTGCGATCGCACTGATGCTGGTGAGAAGCTGGCACAACAGATTGACTTAATCAAGCAAACTGCTCTGACAAAGCGACCAATTGTTTATGCTTTGCCAAGAGGAGGACTACCAGTAGCTGCACCTGTAGCGCGGATTTTGGGTTGTCCGCTGACGATTATGGTGGCGAAAAAGATTAGCCATCCGCAAAACCCGGAATTGGCAATTGGTGCGGTAACGGCTTCGGGGAATGTTCTTTGGAGTGAGCAAAAGTTATATAGCCGTAAAAATTATTTGCGATGGCGGCAGCCACTCGTTTCAGGAGTATCGCGTGAATTGGCTTTGAATGAAGCGATCAACAAAGCTAAGTTACTTGAGGCACAATTAATTACTGGTTGTCCCCAGGTAAATACAGAAAATGCTACGGTTATTTTAATTGATGATGGCATCGCCACGGGGATGACAATCGCTGTGGCAGCAATCGCAGCAAAAGCGCTTGGGTGCGCGTCAGTTTGGTTGTGTAGTCCTGTAGCGCCTTTAAAGTTGTTACCTTGGTTGAGTCAGTGGTGCGATCGCCTTATTATCTTGGAAACACCCGAACCGTTTTTAAGTGTTAGTAATTTTTATGCGGATTTTCCTCAAGTAGAATCCTCTGAAGCTCTTGTGTATCTCCAGCAACAGCAGCCGTTAACAGATTGA
- a CDS encoding YidH family protein — MTKNSQVDRQREHQANERTFLAWLRTSIALIGFGFAIARFSLFLHQLHFTLTQQEPQVHPIFNSENLGVSLVIFGIVVIALAAWHYNQVFWQIEQGNYRPNRIMVLIITTIMMIFGTLSIPLVLWANKLHSPTTNSTQRRHPSSNDF; from the coding sequence ATGACAAAAAATTCTCAAGTAGACCGTCAGCGGGAGCATCAAGCGAACGAGCGCACGTTTTTGGCTTGGCTGCGAACTTCGATCGCTTTAATCGGTTTTGGGTTTGCGATCGCTCGATTCAGCTTATTTCTACATCAACTTCATTTTACCCTAACTCAACAAGAACCTCAGGTGCATCCAATCTTTAACTCGGAAAACCTTGGTGTCAGCTTAGTAATTTTTGGTATTGTAGTTATAGCTTTGGCAGCTTGGCATTATAACCAAGTTTTTTGGCAGATTGAACAGGGTAATTATCGCCCCAATCGCATAATGGTTTTAATAATCACCACTATTATGATGATTTTCGGAACACTCAGCATTCCTTTAGTTTTGTGGGCAAATAAACTGCATAGTCCCACTACTAATTCTACCCAACGTCGTCATCCTTCTTCAAATGACTTTTAA
- a CDS encoding SDR family NAD(P)-dependent oxidoreductase, protein MTNTVIITGASQGIGKATALEFARQGYNIVLAARQPDRLEAAAIEVRELGLEALAIPTDVRDPQQVNNLVEKALLPGLMKPLFRLVFGMKERR, encoded by the coding sequence ATGACTAATACAGTAATTATTACAGGTGCATCTCAAGGCATCGGCAAAGCAACGGCACTTGAATTTGCCCGTCAAGGATATAATATTGTACTTGCAGCGCGTCAACCTGACCGTTTAGAAGCTGCTGCAATCGAAGTACGCGAACTTGGTCTAGAAGCGCTTGCCATTCCCACAGATGTGAGAGATCCGCAGCAAGTAAACAACCTTGTGGAAAAGGCACTACTTCCTGGTTTGATGAAGCCATTATTTCGGCTAGTTTTTGGGATGAAAGAACGTCGTTAA
- a CDS encoding GNAT family N-acetyltransferase, whose protein sequence is MKQSVSLPNGCILRRGTSEDIWSIRWLVLSAKLDPTQIRFSQFWVIECEGKIVACGQLRKFYDTQELGSLVVSPAWRNRGLGTLITQHLIEEATQPLYLECLGQRLSQFYTRFGFVVIAFEDLPRSLKGKFGLSQLGKKLLRVPVIFMHYPSS, encoded by the coding sequence ATGAAACAAAGCGTGTCACTACCAAATGGATGTATACTCCGTAGGGGGACATCTGAGGATATTTGGTCAATTAGATGGTTGGTGCTTTCGGCAAAACTTGACCCTACCCAAATACGCTTTTCGCAATTTTGGGTAATTGAATGCGAGGGGAAGATAGTAGCTTGCGGGCAGCTACGCAAGTTTTATGATACACAAGAACTTGGTAGTTTGGTAGTTTCACCAGCTTGGAGAAATCGCGGTTTAGGAACTTTAATCACGCAGCATTTGATTGAAGAAGCAACTCAACCGCTTTATTTAGAATGTCTTGGTCAGCGTTTGTCGCAATTTTATACACGCTTTGGCTTTGTCGTAATTGCCTTTGAGGATTTACCGCGATCGCTTAAGGGTAAGTTTGGATTGTCGCAATTAGGTAAAAAGCTGCTGAGAGTTCCTGTAATATTTATGCACTATCCCAGCAGCTAA
- the hemN gene encoding oxygen-independent coproporphyrinogen III oxidase, which yields MVFILPSVKFDSNLIQKYDTPTPRYTSYPPATELTEAFSESDFKEAIANSNQRKSPLSLYFHIPFCQIPCYFCGCNTVISNNKNIAKPYLQSLVQDIKNTAALIDSDRKVLQIHWGGGTPNYLNPEQIEFLWKNIRQNFHIDSEAEISIEINPRYVDKNYIFFLREIGFNRISFGIQDFNRQVQVAVNRVQPEEMLFDVMSWIKKANFKSVNVDLIYGLPYQTRETFKETIQKTIALDPNRIVVFNFAYVPWVKPVQKNIPEDKLPLPQEKLEILKMTIEELTANKYLFIGMDHFAKADDELAIAQQNRTLKRNFQGYTTLAETELFGFGATSISMLEDAYAQNHKQLQDYYRGIEAGVLPISKGIKLSQDDIIRRDVIMSIMCHHELHKPDIEKKYNINFDEYFSLEIKALQPLEADQLIELSTNYITITEIGKLLLRNVAVIFDAHTRNQQRKFSRAI from the coding sequence ATGGTTTTTATACTTCCTAGCGTAAAATTCGATTCAAATCTGATTCAAAAGTACGATACTCCTACACCGAGATACACTAGTTATCCACCGGCAACTGAGTTAACAGAAGCATTTAGTGAAAGTGATTTTAAAGAAGCGATCGCTAACTCAAATCAAAGAAAATCTCCGCTTTCTTTGTATTTCCATATACCGTTTTGTCAAATCCCCTGTTACTTCTGTGGTTGTAATACGGTAATTTCCAACAATAAGAATATTGCTAAACCTTATTTGCAGTCTTTAGTTCAAGATATTAAAAATACAGCAGCCTTAATTGATTCTGATAGAAAAGTGCTGCAAATTCACTGGGGTGGTGGTACTCCTAACTATTTGAATCCCGAACAAATAGAATTTTTATGGAAAAATATTAGGCAAAATTTCCACATAGATTCAGAAGCGGAAATCTCAATTGAGATTAATCCCCGCTATGTTGATAAAAATTACATTTTCTTTCTTAGAGAAATTGGCTTTAACCGAATTAGTTTTGGTATTCAAGATTTTAATCGGCAAGTTCAAGTAGCTGTAAATCGCGTTCAACCTGAAGAAATGCTTTTCGATGTGATGAGTTGGATTAAAAAAGCTAACTTCAAAAGTGTGAATGTAGACTTAATTTATGGTTTACCTTATCAAACTCGCGAAACTTTCAAAGAAACCATTCAAAAGACGATCGCATTAGACCCCAACCGAATTGTAGTCTTTAATTTTGCTTATGTGCCGTGGGTAAAGCCTGTACAAAAAAATATTCCTGAAGATAAGCTTCCCCTACCACAAGAAAAGTTAGAAATTCTCAAGATGACGATTGAGGAATTGACAGCTAACAAGTATTTGTTTATTGGGATGGATCATTTTGCTAAAGCTGATGATGAATTAGCGATCGCTCAACAAAATCGCACGCTAAAACGCAATTTTCAAGGCTACACTACCCTAGCAGAAACAGAACTCTTTGGTTTTGGTGCAACATCCATCAGTATGCTAGAAGATGCTTATGCTCAAAATCACAAGCAATTACAAGATTATTATCGCGGAATTGAAGCGGGTGTTTTACCAATTAGTAAAGGCATCAAACTCAGCCAAGATGACATTATTAGACGAGATGTAATTATGTCTATTATGTGTCATCACGAACTGCATAAGCCAGACATTGAAAAGAAGTATAATATCAACTTTGATGAATACTTCAGCTTAGAAATAAAGGCATTACAGCCATTAGAAGCCGATCAATTAATCGAGTTATCAACGAACTATATTACAATCACAGAAATTGGCAAACTACTATTAAGAAATGTTGCCGTTATCTTTGATGCTCATACCAGAAATCAACAGAGAAAATTTTCTCGCGCTATTTGA
- a CDS encoding element excision factor XisI family protein, giving the protein MDKLTEYPKLIRRILSEYVELCNRRPNGDIETFLIVDESKKHYNYSSVVSRLVNEQYL; this is encoded by the coding sequence ATGGATAAATTAACCGAGTATCCCAAGCTAATCAGGCGTATTCTATCTGAGTATGTAGAATTATGCAACCGTCGTCCCAACGGAGACATTGAGACATTTTTGATTGTGGATGAGTCAAAGAAGCACTACAACTACAGCAGCGTCGTCAGCAGACTGGTAAATGAGCAATATTTGTAG
- a CDS encoding MFS transporter → MTAPAASVSMWTPLRQPVFRALWTASAVSSVGTWMHDVGAAWLMTSLSPSPFLIALMQAASSLPFFLLALPAGALADVVDRRKMILWTQGWMLIVAALLGFLTLANITTPWILLVLTFALSLGSSMNMPVWQAVTPELVEREELPQAITLSGIVVNLSRSLGPALAGIIIAQAGTGAVFLLNAASFVGVIIVVYQWHRTPQKSGLPTERFIGAMQAGIRYVRYAPTFQSVLIRTSAYILFASALFALLPLLGRRELKLDALGYGIILGFWGIGGLAGAFILPKLRQQFSIDKLVAGSSVLMGIMMLALGSVRNFYVVCALMLLVGIASLSSMVSFTVSAQTAVPTWVRARALSVHLLVFQGCMTLGSLFWGAVAQSTSITIALTTAGVGLIVGVGLTARYRLRCAEKLDLRSSLHWDQPTNAFEPSPNDGPVLISLEYRIDPAKAEEFTKAIQALSQIRRRDGAIRWGLYQDLSDPGRFLETQIVESWAEHKRQFERVTNSDRLIEEHVRSFHIGEKPPKVSQMIYSKYTDGKGLQQPCG, encoded by the coding sequence ATGACCGCACCAGCAGCTTCTGTTTCGATGTGGACTCCCCTACGTCAGCCTGTGTTTCGTGCCCTTTGGACAGCATCAGCGGTGTCAAGTGTTGGCACTTGGATGCATGACGTCGGTGCAGCATGGTTGATGACTTCGCTTTCACCGTCACCGTTTTTAATTGCGTTGATGCAGGCAGCGTCAAGCTTGCCGTTTTTTTTGCTGGCATTGCCTGCGGGAGCGCTGGCAGATGTTGTTGACCGGCGAAAAATGATTTTGTGGACTCAGGGTTGGATGCTGATTGTCGCTGCTTTGTTGGGATTTCTCACCCTGGCAAACATTACTACCCCGTGGATTCTCTTAGTTTTAACTTTTGCTTTGAGTCTGGGCAGTTCCATGAATATGCCTGTATGGCAAGCCGTAACCCCGGAACTGGTGGAAAGAGAAGAACTTCCTCAAGCTATTACCCTCAGCGGGATTGTGGTTAACCTTTCGCGATCGCTTGGTCCGGCTTTAGCGGGGATAATTATCGCCCAAGCTGGCACGGGAGCAGTTTTTCTGCTGAATGCGGCTTCCTTTGTCGGGGTGATAATAGTAGTTTATCAGTGGCATCGCACTCCGCAAAAAAGCGGCTTACCGACAGAACGCTTCATTGGAGCCATGCAAGCAGGTATTCGTTACGTGCGCTACGCTCCAACTTTCCAATCAGTGCTAATTCGCACCTCAGCTTACATTTTATTTGCTAGTGCTTTATTTGCCCTTTTACCGCTTTTAGGAAGGCGAGAATTAAAGTTGGATGCGTTAGGATACGGCATTATTCTTGGCTTTTGGGGTATTGGAGGATTAGCGGGAGCATTCATTTTACCGAAGCTACGGCAGCAGTTTTCTATAGATAAATTGGTGGCAGGCTCATCAGTATTAATGGGTATAATGATGCTGGCGTTAGGGTCAGTGCGGAATTTTTACGTAGTCTGTGCGTTGATGCTGCTAGTGGGAATTGCTTCCCTCAGCAGTATGGTTAGTTTCACTGTATCGGCGCAAACAGCCGTCCCTACCTGGGTGCGTGCGAGAGCTTTATCGGTGCATTTGCTTGTGTTCCAAGGATGCATGACGTTGGGAAGCCTCTTTTGGGGTGCTGTAGCCCAAAGCACAAGCATTACTATAGCTTTAACTACTGCCGGGGTGGGATTGATTGTGGGTGTGGGACTAACTGCACGCTATCGGTTGCGCTGTGCGGAAAAGTTGGATTTGCGGTCATCGCTGCATTGGGATCAACCGACAAACGCTTTTGAACCATCTCCGAATGATGGACCTGTGTTGATTAGTTTAGAGTATCGCATTGACCCAGCTAAGGCAGAGGAGTTTACTAAAGCGATCCAAGCACTAAGTCAAATTCGCCGACGTGATGGAGCGATTCGGTGGGGTTTGTATCAAGATTTATCAGACCCAGGTCGCTTTCTAGAAACGCAAATTGTCGAATCTTGGGCAGAACACAAACGGCAATTTGAAAGAGTGACAAATAGCGATCGCCTAATTGAAGAACATGTGCGATCGTTTCATATTGGCGAAAAACCGCCGAAAGTTTCGCAGATGATTTACTCAAAGTATACCGATGGTAAAGGTTTGCAGCAACCGTGCGGGTGA
- a CDS encoding sterol desaturase family protein has product MDWQSLTVVSSVISFGILENLFPFFSFKESFDKRVYPNLVLGLINVLANNFTIALLLNCIWQQTSWLGIFHLIHSPFLKIILSFLLLDGYMYVWHRLMHTLPIAWRFHKVHHTELLMNTSTAYRFHPVEAILANLPKLFLIWLFGINLQNLLLYEIFLACELIFHHSNWAMPLKIDRYLSYLIVTPNYHRSHHSQSRKEATSNYASFLTIWDTIFNSYNYPQNPKAIKLGLPQEKKELSIINLLKLPF; this is encoded by the coding sequence ATGGATTGGCAATCGCTCACTGTTGTCAGCAGTGTTATTTCATTCGGAATTCTAGAAAATCTGTTTCCGTTTTTTAGTTTTAAAGAGAGTTTCGATAAAAGAGTTTATCCTAATTTAGTTCTCGGCTTGATAAATGTATTGGCAAATAATTTTACCATAGCTTTACTCTTAAATTGCATTTGGCAACAAACTTCATGGCTGGGTATTTTTCATTTAATTCATTCACCTTTCTTAAAAATAATCTTGTCTTTTTTATTGCTCGATGGATATATGTATGTCTGGCACAGATTAATGCATACTCTACCTATTGCATGGCGTTTTCATAAAGTTCATCATACAGAACTGTTAATGAATACATCTACTGCTTATCGCTTTCATCCAGTTGAAGCAATTTTAGCTAATCTACCTAAGTTATTTTTAATCTGGTTATTTGGTATTAATCTACAGAACTTATTATTATATGAAATATTTTTGGCATGTGAATTAATCTTTCATCACAGTAATTGGGCTATGCCGTTAAAAATTGATAGATATCTTAGTTACTTGATTGTCACACCCAATTATCATCGCTCTCATCATTCTCAATCCCGGAAAGAAGCTACATCAAATTACGCGAGTTTTCTCACTATATGGGATACAATTTTCAATTCTTATAATTATCCTCAAAATCCCAAAGCGATTAAATTAGGCTTACCTCAGGAAAAGAAAGAATTAAGTATTATAAATTTACTGAAATTGCCTTTTTAA
- a CDS encoding ArsR/SmtB family transcription factor — translation MRFLYHPDRKDISLSGVLYALGDPVRLEIVRLLATVGAQPCAGFDFAIAKSTMSNHFKILRESGVVFTRKEGTQHINMLRRQDIDELFPGLLDAVLRSAQPMQICQEGTAVKSVSL, via the coding sequence ATGAGATTTCTTTATCACCCAGACAGAAAAGACATTTCTTTATCAGGAGTGCTGTATGCTTTAGGCGATCCGGTGAGGTTGGAGATTGTGCGGTTGCTTGCGACTGTGGGAGCGCAACCGTGTGCGGGGTTCGATTTTGCGATCGCCAAATCTACGATGTCGAATCACTTTAAGATTTTGCGGGAATCGGGGGTAGTCTTTACGCGCAAGGAAGGCACACAGCATATTAACATGCTGCGGCGTCAGGATATAGACGAACTGTTTCCGGGGTTGCTGGATGCAGTCTTGCGATCGGCTCAACCGATGCAAATTTGTCAAGAGGGAACTGCTGTGAAAAGTGTTTCACTCTAA
- the trxA gene encoding thioredoxin, which translates to MSSVTNVTEATFKQEVLESQIPVLVDFWAPWCGPCRMVAPVVDEFAGEHVGQVKVVKLNTDENPTVASHYGIRSIPTLLVFKGGRQVDTVVGAVPKTTLTKTLSQYL; encoded by the coding sequence ATGTCATCCGTTACAAACGTAACAGAAGCCACCTTTAAGCAAGAAGTCCTAGAAAGTCAAATTCCGGTGTTAGTGGACTTTTGGGCACCTTGGTGCGGTCCTTGTCGGATGGTGGCTCCAGTAGTCGATGAGTTTGCTGGTGAACACGTAGGACAGGTGAAAGTGGTGAAACTGAACACAGATGAAAATCCCACTGTCGCTAGCCATTACGGAATTCGCAGCATTCCCACACTGTTAGTGTTTAAAGGCGGTCGGCAAGTAGATACGGTTGTAGGTGCAGTACCCAAAACAACCTTGACTAAAACTTTATCACAGTATCTGTAA
- a CDS encoding alkene reductase, producing MNTDINLLSPYKLGELELPNRIVMAPLTRRRAGKGNVPHQLNAEYYVQRASAGLIIAEATQVSPQGQGYPNTPGIHSAEQVAGWRLVTDAVHQHKGRIYLQLWHVGRISHPDLQPNQALPVAPSAIAPKGQVLTYEGMKPFVTPRALETWEIPEIVEQYRKAAANALEAGFDGVEVHAANGYLIDQFLRDGTNKRTDKYGGSIENRARLLLEVTEAVTGVWGADKVGVRLSPSGTMNDIRDSNPLETFGYAVEKLNKFDLAYLHIFEAIEADIRHGATVVPTSHLKERFQGTLIVNGGYDKSRSDAVLSTGAADLVAFGTLYIANPDLPERFALNAPLNQPDPTTFYGGGEKGYTDYPAIAS from the coding sequence ATGAATACCGATATCAATTTACTTTCTCCGTACAAGTTAGGTGAACTTGAATTACCAAACCGAATTGTGATGGCTCCCTTAACGCGACGAAGGGCAGGTAAGGGAAATGTTCCGCATCAGTTAAACGCGGAATATTACGTTCAACGAGCTTCAGCGGGACTAATTATCGCCGAAGCAACTCAGGTTTCTCCTCAAGGGCAGGGGTATCCGAATACACCAGGCATTCATTCAGCAGAACAGGTGGCGGGTTGGCGATTGGTGACAGATGCAGTACATCAGCACAAGGGAAGAATTTACTTGCAACTGTGGCACGTTGGGAGAATTTCTCACCCAGATTTGCAGCCAAATCAAGCGTTACCTGTAGCACCGAGCGCGATCGCTCCCAAAGGACAAGTGCTGACTTACGAAGGGATGAAACCTTTTGTTACTCCCCGTGCTTTGGAAACCTGGGAGATTCCAGAGATTGTGGAACAGTACCGCAAAGCAGCAGCAAACGCTTTAGAAGCTGGGTTTGATGGAGTAGAAGTTCACGCAGCAAATGGTTATTTAATTGACCAGTTTCTCCGCGATGGTACGAATAAGCGCACAGATAAATATGGCGGTTCAATTGAAAATCGTGCCCGACTGCTGTTAGAAGTGACAGAGGCAGTAACTGGTGTATGGGGTGCTGATAAAGTAGGGGTGCGGCTTTCTCCCAGCGGTACGATGAACGATATACGTGATTCTAACCCTTTAGAAACATTTGGTTATGCGGTTGAGAAGCTGAATAAATTTGATTTAGCATATCTGCATATCTTTGAAGCGATAGAAGCAGACATTAGACATGGGGCAACTGTGGTGCCAACCAGTCATCTGAAAGAGCGCTTTCAAGGTACACTCATTGTCAATGGCGGTTATGACAAAAGCAGAAGTGATGCTGTTTTGTCAACAGGTGCGGCTGATTTAGTTGCATTTGGTACTTTGTATATAGCTAATCCCGATTTACCTGAACGCTTTGCTTTGAATGCACCGTTGAATCAACCAGATCCGACAACCTTTTATGGTGGCGGTGAAAAAGGATACACAGACTATCCAGCGATCGCTAGTTAA
- a CDS encoding NADH:flavin oxidoreductase/NADH oxidase: protein MPHLFDSYQLKSVTLRNRIGISPMCQYSSDDGMANDFHLVHLGSRAIGGAGLIIAEATAVEPRGRITPKDAGIWSDKHIEPLQRINKFIKEHGAVPGIQLAHAGRKASAARPWEGDNSLKDSEGGWETIAPSAIAFDNEKLWRVPNEMTHQDIQQIQDDFRSATVRSLEAGYEWLELHFAHGYLAHSFYSPLSNKRTDEYGGSFENRIRFLLETTRAVREVWPDRLPLTARLSCSDWVEGGWTIDDSVELSKKLKAEGVDLIDCSSGFNTNDNKNIPFGSGWQIPFSEKIRHDADIATAAVGLITNAMQADEIIRNNRADIVLLARVALRDPYWTYRAAQELHQKNIATLPIQYASWL, encoded by the coding sequence ATGCCACACTTATTCGATTCTTATCAACTAAAAAGCGTAACATTACGTAATCGCATCGGGATTTCGCCGATGTGCCAATATAGTTCAGATGATGGAATGGCTAATGATTTCCACTTAGTTCATCTTGGTTCGCGTGCAATCGGTGGTGCAGGATTAATTATCGCCGAAGCTACTGCTGTAGAACCGCGAGGACGCATCACGCCAAAAGATGCGGGAATTTGGTCAGACAAACACATTGAACCGCTACAGCGCATCAACAAGTTTATCAAAGAACATGGTGCAGTACCGGGGATTCAGCTAGCGCACGCTGGGAGAAAAGCCAGCGCAGCGCGTCCGTGGGAAGGCGATAATTCGCTTAAAGATTCTGAAGGTGGTTGGGAGACAATTGCACCGAGTGCGATCGCCTTTGATAATGAGAAATTATGGCGAGTTCCCAATGAAATGACACACCAAGATATTCAGCAAATACAAGATGATTTTCGCTCTGCAACAGTGCGATCGCTTGAAGCTGGATATGAATGGTTAGAATTACATTTTGCCCACGGTTATTTAGCACACAGCTTTTATTCACCGCTATCTAACAAACGCACAGATGAGTATGGCGGTAGTTTTGAAAATCGAATTCGCTTTTTGCTGGAAACAACACGCGCTGTGAGGGAAGTATGGCCCGATCGCCTGCCTCTAACTGCTAGATTATCATGTTCTGATTGGGTAGAAGGCGGTTGGACAATTGATGATTCAGTGGAATTGTCGAAAAAGCTGAAAGCTGAAGGTGTCGATTTGATTGATTGTAGTTCCGGTTTCAACACAAACGATAACAAAAACATTCCCTTTGGCTCTGGTTGGCAAATTCCCTTTTCAGAAAAGATTCGTCACGATGCCGACATTGCCACCGCTGCCGTGGGTTTGATTACCAACGCCATGCAAGCCGATGAAATTATCCGCAATAATCGTGCAGATATTGTACTATTAGCTCGTGTTGCGCTACGCGACCCTTATTGGACTTATCGCGCTGCCCAAGAACTTCACCAAAAAAATATTGCTACATTGCCGATACAATATGCAAGTTGGCTGTAA
- a CDS encoding nitroreductase family protein, giving the protein MNPITQVQSLDVPSAIAQRRSIKSFKSDPISKELLHQLVELTVAAPSSYNIQDWRIVLVQDEAQKAALCAASWNQQQIIQAPVTFVFAADIYAGEKDLTPVFEQGLQTGAWNEGTVNYFKTAIPQFHGALGDKRREYAIKDAIIAATHLVLAAESLGLSTCFMNGWIEDKVKEVIGAADNPDLAIAVLVPVGYAASPRLDPGRLPFSYNVFVDKLGNPYQG; this is encoded by the coding sequence ATGAATCCAATCACGCAAGTTCAATCTCTCGATGTACCCAGCGCGATCGCTCAACGTCGTTCGATTAAAAGTTTCAAATCAGACCCCATATCAAAAGAACTGCTACATCAACTAGTTGAGTTAACTGTAGCCGCACCCAGCAGTTATAATATTCAAGATTGGCGAATTGTGCTTGTACAAGATGAAGCGCAAAAAGCAGCTTTATGTGCAGCGTCTTGGAATCAACAACAAATCATCCAAGCACCTGTTACCTTTGTCTTTGCTGCCGATATTTACGCTGGTGAAAAAGACTTAACCCCGGTTTTTGAGCAAGGGTTACAAACTGGCGCTTGGAATGAAGGCACGGTAAATTATTTTAAAACAGCCATTCCTCAGTTTCATGGCGCACTTGGAGACAAGCGGCGGGAATATGCGATCAAAGATGCGATAATTGCCGCAACACATTTAGTATTAGCCGCCGAAAGTTTAGGTTTGTCCACCTGTTTTATGAATGGCTGGATTGAAGACAAAGTTAAAGAAGTGATTGGTGCTGCTGATAATCCTGATTTAGCGATCGCTGTTCTCGTCCCTGTTGGTTATGCAGCTTCCCCACGTCTCGATCCCGGACGTTTGCCATTTTCTTATAACGTCTTTGTAGATAAATTAGGCAATCCCTACCAAGGTTAA